In the genome of Variovorax sp. PAMC26660, the window GAGCAGTCGTTGACCGGCTGCACACCAGCAGCGTGCCCCTGTGCGAATGACGCCGGGTGCTCCCCGCAGCGAAATAAAGGAGGAGCGAAGCGGGGGACATTCGCGGAGGGGAGCACCCGGTGTCATTCGCACTCGCCCCGAAGAACAACAGCGCCAAAAGCGCAACGACTTACCCAAAGAACCAGTAGCAGACAGTAATGGCCGCGACAACCCCGGCCAGTTCAGCCAGCAGCGCACAAGCCACCGCATGCCGCGCGCGCTGAATGCCGACAGCACCGAAGTACACAGCCAGCACGTAGAAGGTGGTCTCGGTGCTGCCCTGGATGGTGGCTGCCACCAGTGCAGGGAAGCTGTCGACGCCCTGGCTCTTCATGGTCTCGATCAGCATGGCGCGCGCCGCACTGCCCGAGAAGGGCTTGACCAGCGCGGTGGGCATAGCGTCCACAAAGCGCGCGTCGAAGCCACCCGCCTGCACCAGCCACCGCAGGCCGTCGAGCGCGAAGTCGAGCGCGCCTGAGGCGCGCAGCACGCCGACCGCGCACAGCATTGCGACCAGGTAGGGCAGGAGGTTCTTCGCGATGTCGAAGCCCTCTTTCGCGCCCTCGATGAAGCACTCGTAGACCTTGATGCGCCGGATCGCACCGGCCAGCAGGAACAGGATGATCACGCCGAACAGCGTGAGGTTGCCCAGCAGCGACGACAGCGACGCGATGGCCACCGTCGACAGCGTGCCCAGCAACGCCATGAAGCCCCCCAGCAGCAGCGCGCCGGGAATCAGGTAGGCCAGCACCACCGGGTCCCACAGCCGCAGGCGCTGCATGAACGCCACCGAGAGCAGTCCGACCAGCGTCGATG includes:
- a CDS encoding nucleoside recognition domain-containing protein, which translates into the protein MLNGLWLGFFGMAALAALGRWLIGGDATVFAALVESLFAMARLAVEVMVLLFGTLTLWLGFLRIAEAAGLVGWLARLLGPLFRRLMPGVPAGHPALGLITMNFAANALGLDNAATPIGLKAMRELQRLNPDPVTATNAQILFLVLNASSLTLLPVTIFMYRAQQGAHDPTLVFLPILLATSASTLVGLLSVAFMQRLRLWDPVVLAYLIPGALLLGGFMALLGTLSTVAIASLSSLLGNLTLFGVIILFLLAGAIRRIKVYECFIEGAKEGFDIAKNLLPYLVAMLCAVGVLRASGALDFALDGLRWLVQAGGFDARFVDAMPTALVKPFSGSAARAMLIETMKSQGVDSFPALVAATIQGSTETTFYVLAVYFGAVGIQRARHAVACALLAELAGVVAAITVCYWFFG